The Methylomonas montana genome has a window encoding:
- the tssC gene encoding type VI secretion system contractile sheath large subunit: MAELDTQAQQGATQTLELDDFSALLSKEFKPGTEAANQVTTAVTTLAQYALQDVSKVSDDAIKSIQAIIAELDQKISEQLSLVLHHPDFQKLEGAWRGLHYLVNNTETDEMLKIKVLNVSKNELGKTLKKFKGTAWDQSPLFKKLYEEEFGTFGGEPFGCLVGDYHFDHSPPDVELLGEMAKISASAHTPFISGVAPTVLQMESWSELANPRDLTKIFQTPEYAAWRSLRDSDDSRYIGLAMPRFLSRLPYGAKTDPVDEFDFEEDTSGADSSKYTWSNAAYAMAVNINRSFKLYGWCSRIRGVESGGAVEGLPVHTFPTDDGGVDMKCPTEIAITDRREAELAKSGFMPLIHKKNSDFAAFIGAQSLQKPAEYDDPDATANANLAARLPYLFATCRFAHYLKCIVRDKIGSFKEREDMQKWLTSWVKNYVDPNPAMSDELTKSRKPLSAAEVVVEEVEGNPGYYTSKFYLRPHYQLEGLTVSLRLVSKLPSVKGG; encoded by the coding sequence ATGGCCGAATTAGATACTCAAGCCCAACAAGGCGCGACCCAGACGCTCGAGCTGGACGACTTTTCGGCACTGCTGTCGAAAGAGTTCAAGCCCGGCACCGAAGCCGCGAATCAAGTCACCACGGCGGTAACGACTTTGGCGCAATATGCGCTGCAAGATGTCAGTAAAGTTTCCGACGATGCGATTAAAAGTATTCAGGCCATCATTGCGGAACTGGATCAGAAGATTTCCGAACAATTAAGCCTGGTATTGCATCACCCGGATTTTCAAAAACTGGAAGGCGCCTGGCGCGGATTACATTATCTGGTCAATAACACCGAAACCGACGAGATGTTGAAAATCAAGGTGTTGAATGTTTCCAAAAACGAACTGGGTAAAACGCTGAAGAAATTCAAAGGTACCGCCTGGGATCAAAGTCCGCTGTTTAAAAAATTGTACGAGGAAGAATTCGGTACATTTGGTGGCGAACCGTTCGGTTGTCTGGTGGGCGATTATCATTTCGACCATAGCCCGCCGGATGTGGAATTGCTTGGCGAAATGGCAAAAATCAGCGCGTCGGCACATACGCCGTTCATTTCCGGGGTGGCGCCGACGGTGTTGCAAATGGAAAGCTGGTCCGAGCTGGCCAATCCTCGCGATTTGACCAAAATCTTCCAGACTCCGGAATACGCGGCCTGGCGGTCGCTTCGCGACTCCGACGACTCGCGTTATATCGGTTTGGCGATGCCGCGTTTCCTGAGCCGCTTACCTTACGGAGCCAAGACCGATCCGGTCGACGAGTTCGATTTCGAGGAAGACACCTCGGGCGCCGACAGCAGCAAATATACTTGGTCCAATGCGGCTTATGCGATGGCGGTCAATATCAATCGCTCGTTCAAACTATACGGTTGGTGCTCGCGGATTCGCGGCGTCGAGTCGGGTGGTGCGGTCGAAGGCTTGCCGGTGCACACTTTTCCGACCGACGATGGCGGCGTGGATATGAAATGCCCGACCGAGATTGCGATTACCGACCGGCGTGAAGCGGAGTTGGCGAAAAGCGGTTTCATGCCCTTGATCCATAAGAAAAACAGCGATTTCGCGGCCTTTATCGGCGCGCAATCGTTGCAGAAACCGGCCGAGTACGACGACCCGGATGCGACGGCCAATGCCAATCTGGCGGCCCGGTTGCCGTATTTGTTCGCGACTTGCCGTTTCGCGCATTACCTGAAGTGTATTGTCCGCGACAAAATCGGTTCGTTTAAGGAGCGCGAGGATATGCAAAAGTGGTTGACTAGTTGGGTGAAAAACTACGTCGACCCTAATCCGGCCATGTCGGATGAGTTGACCAAGTCTCGTAAACCGCTGTCGGCTGCCGAGGTGGTGGTTGAGGAAGTGGAAGGTAATCCCGGTTACTACACCTCCAAATTTTACCTGCGGCCGCATTATCAGTTGGAAGGGCTGACGGTGTCTCTACGTTTGGTGTCCAAGCTACCGTCGGTTAAGGGCGGTTAA
- a CDS encoding Hcp family type VI secretion system effector: MAVDMFIKIENIKGESKDKSHEGETDVLAWSWGMSQSGTMHIGGGGGAGKVNVNDLSFTKWLDKGSTDLMKACCEGKHIPKAVLVVRKAGGTPVEYLTITMEEVLISSVSTGGSGGEDRLTESVSLNFAKVKVKYIEQTAEGGEGDKPDMAWNIQANVPY; the protein is encoded by the coding sequence ATGGCAGTAGATATGTTTATTAAAATCGAGAATATCAAAGGCGAGTCTAAAGATAAGTCTCATGAGGGCGAAACCGACGTATTGGCGTGGAGCTGGGGCATGTCTCAATCCGGCACCATGCACATAGGTGGCGGCGGCGGCGCGGGCAAGGTGAATGTGAACGATCTGAGTTTTACTAAATGGCTGGATAAAGGCAGCACCGATTTGATGAAGGCCTGCTGCGAGGGTAAACATATTCCCAAGGCTGTTTTGGTAGTTCGTAAAGCCGGCGGTACGCCAGTGGAATATCTGACCATCACCATGGAAGAAGTGCTGATCTCGTCGGTATCGACTGGCGGTTCGGGCGGCGAAGATCGTTTGACCGAAAGCGTCTCGCTGAACTTTGCCAAAGTAAAAGTCAAATACATCGAGCAAACAGCGGAAGGCGGCGAGGGCGATAAACCCGATATGGCTTGGAATATTCAGGCTAACGTGCCTTATTAA
- a CDS encoding type VI secretion system accessory protein TagJ, producing MTTSTAEISLKEGRLDEALKLLQEQVRKNPDVAKHRVFLFQLLALNGQWDRALNQLNVCGNLDAANLAMVQTYREAIRCEMLREKVFQGQTTPLVFGEPEQWIALLIEACKLSALANYEQAGELRDQAFELAPASSGSFNGDAFEWIADSDTRIGPVVEAIVNGRYYWIPFGRISKVEIEAPADLRDLVWLPAQFTWANGGSAVGLIPSRYPGSDKADDEMLRLARKTEWLELPAGHYHGLGQRLLVTDQGEHSLFEARELIVNSTVSIDHG from the coding sequence ATGACTACAAGTACCGCCGAAATAAGTTTGAAAGAAGGGCGACTGGATGAAGCGCTAAAACTATTGCAGGAGCAGGTCCGTAAAAATCCCGATGTGGCCAAACATCGGGTATTTTTGTTTCAGTTGCTGGCGCTGAACGGCCAGTGGGACCGGGCGCTGAATCAGCTCAATGTTTGCGGTAATCTGGACGCTGCCAATTTGGCGATGGTACAAACTTACCGGGAAGCCATCCGTTGCGAAATGCTCCGCGAGAAAGTATTCCAGGGGCAAACCACGCCGCTGGTTTTCGGCGAGCCCGAACAATGGATTGCGTTGCTGATCGAAGCTTGTAAGTTATCGGCGTTGGCCAACTATGAACAAGCCGGTGAACTGCGCGATCAGGCGTTCGAATTGGCGCCGGCCAGCTCCGGGTCATTCAACGGCGACGCTTTCGAGTGGATTGCCGATTCCGACACCCGCATCGGTCCGGTGGTGGAGGCAATCGTCAATGGCCGATATTATTGGATACCTTTTGGCCGGATTAGCAAAGTAGAGATCGAGGCGCCCGCCGATTTGCGCGATTTGGTTTGGTTGCCGGCCCAATTTACCTGGGCTAACGGCGGTAGCGCCGTTGGTCTGATTCCATCTCGCTACCCCGGTTCGGATAAGGCGGACGATGAGATGCTACGTTTGGCCCGCAAGACCGAGTGGCTGGAACTGCCCGCCGGCCATTATCATGGCTTGGGACAGCGGCTCCTGGTGACGGACCAGGGCGAGCACTCATTATTCGAGGCTCGCGAGCTGATTGTAAATTCAACGGTCTCGATAGACCATGGCTGA
- the tssE gene encoding type VI secretion system baseplate subunit TssE — translation MAELAATERLQPSLLDRLTDNAPANKTESGEQRVLSYRQLRQSVLRDLGWLLNTSAFEALQDLADVPFVARSVINYGIPALSGTNLSSTDVGRLERQIKQAIVDFEPRILAASLKVRVAMTEEKMSQKAICFKIEGDLWAQPLPVHLYIRSDLDLETGEVTVKDLGG, via the coding sequence ATGGCTGAACTGGCCGCCACCGAACGCCTGCAGCCGTCCTTGCTGGATAGGCTGACCGACAACGCGCCGGCTAATAAGACCGAATCTGGCGAGCAGCGGGTGCTGTCGTATCGGCAGTTGCGGCAAAGCGTGTTGAGAGATTTGGGCTGGCTGTTAAATACCTCCGCTTTCGAAGCGTTGCAGGATTTGGCCGATGTACCCTTTGTGGCGCGTTCGGTGATCAACTATGGAATCCCGGCATTGTCCGGCACCAATCTCAGTAGCACCGACGTCGGCAGGCTGGAACGCCAAATCAAGCAGGCGATTGTCGATTTCGAGCCGCGGATACTGGCTGCCTCGCTGAAAGTGCGGGTGGCCATGACCGAGGAGAAGATGAGTCAGAAAGCCATTTGTTTCAAAATCGAAGGCGATCTGTGGGCGCAGCCTTTGCCGGTGCATTTGTATATCCGCAGCGATCTGGATCTGGAAACCGGCGAAGTCACGGTCAAGGATTTGGGGGGATAA
- the tssF gene encoding type VI secretion system baseplate subunit TssF, which yields MDPRLLKYYNRELQHVREVGAEFAGEFPKIAGRLGLDTFECTDPYVERLFEGFAFMAARVQLKVDSEFPNFTQHLLEIIYPHYVSATPSMTVVEFKPDLNEEGLAAGLPIPKGTSLRSLVAKGEQTACEYRTAQPIQLFPLAITQLEYLPTLAAISSAGLSSAKYLSHAKAALRIVLRTTTGAKFNQLALDKLPVFLRGSGSIPYRLYEQLLANSKAISCKFKQGSAAVVKFADGHFIRGVGFEQEEALLQQTPRSFDGYRILQEYFAFPERYLFVEFGGLSGLIAECETDEIELFVLLDRSDTQLVNAVDKTNLALFCVPAINLFPKRADRIRVDHRQSEYHLVVDRGRPMDYEVFSVNQVEGFGSGQNVEQTFLPFYGSKAAFHNQSETAFYTLRRQKRVLSSKQRRKGVRSSYIGSEVFVSLVDAAQAPYSKSLSQLGLETLCTNRDLPLVMPVGLSDTDFTLQISAPVKSIRCIAGPTRPLPAAYEADTVWRLINHLSLNYLSLIDNDAKTGASALRELLSLYADNREPAIKKQIEGVISVSAKNVVRRIDSNGPMVFGRGLEITVLFDESAFEGGGYFLLGTVLEQFFARYVSINSFVETVIRTTDRAEVARWPVRIGRRHTF from the coding sequence ATGGACCCGCGTTTACTGAAATACTATAACCGGGAGCTTCAGCACGTTCGCGAAGTCGGTGCGGAGTTTGCCGGAGAATTCCCCAAGATTGCCGGCCGTTTGGGCTTGGATACTTTCGAGTGTACCGACCCCTACGTCGAACGCTTATTCGAAGGCTTTGCTTTTATGGCTGCCAGGGTGCAGCTCAAGGTCGATTCCGAATTCCCCAATTTTACCCAGCATTTGCTGGAGATTATTTATCCGCATTACGTATCGGCCACGCCGTCGATGACCGTAGTCGAGTTCAAGCCGGATTTGAACGAAGAAGGCTTGGCGGCGGGCCTGCCGATTCCCAAAGGCACCTCCTTGCGCAGTCTGGTGGCAAAAGGCGAACAGACCGCTTGCGAATATCGGACCGCGCAACCCATACAACTGTTTCCGTTGGCAATTACCCAATTGGAGTATCTGCCGACCTTGGCCGCCATTTCCAGCGCTGGCTTGTCCTCGGCGAAATATCTAAGCCATGCCAAAGCGGCGCTACGCATCGTATTGCGCACCACCACCGGTGCCAAATTCAACCAGCTGGCGCTGGATAAATTGCCGGTGTTTTTGCGTGGTTCCGGTAGTATTCCGTATCGCTTGTACGAACAGCTGTTAGCCAACAGCAAAGCTATTTCTTGCAAATTCAAACAAGGCTCGGCGGCGGTAGTTAAGTTTGCCGATGGTCATTTCATACGCGGCGTAGGATTCGAACAAGAAGAAGCCTTGCTGCAGCAGACGCCGCGTTCGTTCGACGGTTATCGGATTTTGCAGGAATATTTTGCGTTTCCGGAGCGCTACCTGTTTGTCGAGTTTGGTGGATTGTCGGGCTTGATAGCAGAATGCGAAACCGACGAAATAGAACTATTTGTGTTGCTGGATCGTAGCGATACACAACTGGTCAATGCCGTGGATAAAACCAATCTGGCCTTATTTTGCGTACCGGCCATCAATTTGTTCCCGAAACGGGCGGACCGGATTCGTGTCGATCATCGCCAGTCGGAATATCATCTGGTCGTCGATCGCGGCCGGCCGATGGATTACGAGGTGTTTAGCGTCAATCAGGTCGAAGGCTTTGGCAGCGGCCAAAATGTGGAACAAACCTTTTTGCCGTTTTATGGCTCGAAAGCCGCTTTTCATAATCAATCCGAAACTGCGTTTTACACGCTGAGGCGGCAAAAACGGGTGTTGTCGTCCAAGCAGCGCCGCAAGGGCGTGCGCTCCAGCTATATCGGCAGCGAAGTGTTCGTGTCCTTGGTCGACGCCGCTCAAGCGCCGTATTCGAAAAGCCTAAGCCAATTAGGCTTGGAAACCTTGTGTACCAATCGCGATTTGCCTCTGGTGATGCCGGTTGGCCTAAGCGATACGGACTTTACCTTGCAAATCAGCGCGCCGGTCAAATCGATACGCTGTATCGCCGGTCCTACGCGGCCGCTGCCAGCCGCCTACGAAGCCGACACCGTTTGGCGTTTGATCAACCATCTTTCTTTGAATTATTTATCGCTGATCGATAACGATGCCAAGACCGGCGCTTCGGCGCTGCGCGAATTGCTGAGTTTGTACGCCGACAACCGCGAGCCGGCTATCAAAAAGCAGATCGAAGGCGTGATCTCGGTCAGCGCTAAAAACGTGGTCAGGCGCATAGACTCTAACGGGCCGATGGTATTCGGCCGGGGCTTGGAAATTACCGTGCTGTTCGACGAATCGGCTTTCGAAGGCGGCGGTTATTTTCTATTGGGTACAGTATTGGAACAGTTTTTTGCCCGTTACGTGTCGATCAATTCTTTTGTCGAAACGGTGATACGCACAACCGACCGCGCTGAGGTGGCCCGATGGCCAGTGAGAATCGGACGCCGCCACACGTTTTAA
- the tssG gene encoding type VI secretion system baseplate subunit TssG: MASENRTPPHVLMAELEQAAHGFDFFEAVRLIECLNADKPRLGTSVKVGDDPLRFAQEPELEFSPSTVASYTAHDRISERPRLAVNFLGLFGPQGPLPLHLTEYVRERLRHHHDPTFARFADIFHHRMISLFYRAWANARPTVQYDRKETDRFGFYVGALLGIAGKAHRDRDALADRAKLFYAGHFAAQTKHPAGLQSIIADVLNVRVRIDEFVGEWMDIQPRDQTRLGISADIASLGQSALLGAAVWGCQHKFKIVLGPLRLPQYLALLPGGEGLPQLVAIVRNYVGDEFVWDAQLILEKAQVPQELALGKTEACDDLSMNGDAQLGWSMWLGPRRSEYDADDLRLNPFIALAVE; this comes from the coding sequence ATGGCCAGTGAGAATCGGACGCCGCCACACGTTTTAATGGCGGAGCTGGAACAGGCTGCTCATGGCTTCGATTTTTTCGAGGCGGTGCGGCTGATCGAATGTCTGAATGCCGACAAACCGCGCTTGGGGACTAGCGTTAAGGTGGGCGACGATCCGTTGCGTTTTGCCCAAGAGCCGGAGCTGGAGTTCTCGCCGTCCACTGTTGCCAGTTATACCGCTCATGACCGTATTTCCGAGCGACCGCGGCTGGCGGTCAATTTTCTGGGATTGTTCGGGCCGCAAGGGCCCTTGCCTCTGCATTTGACCGAATATGTCAGAGAGCGGCTGCGCCATCATCACGATCCGACCTTCGCTCGCTTTGCCGACATTTTTCATCACCGGATGATCAGCCTGTTTTATCGGGCCTGGGCCAATGCGCGGCCGACCGTTCAATACGACAGAAAGGAAACCGACCGCTTCGGATTTTATGTCGGCGCTTTGCTGGGTATCGCCGGGAAGGCGCATCGGGATCGGGATGCGCTGGCCGATAGAGCCAAACTGTTTTACGCCGGGCATTTCGCCGCGCAGACCAAGCATCCGGCCGGTTTGCAGTCTATTATTGCCGATGTGCTTAATGTGCGGGTGCGCATCGATGAATTTGTCGGCGAGTGGATGGATATTCAGCCGCGCGATCAAACCCGTCTGGGTATCAGCGCCGACATTGCCAGTCTGGGCCAGTCGGCTTTGCTGGGCGCAGCGGTCTGGGGTTGCCAGCATAAATTCAAAATCGTACTGGGTCCATTACGTTTGCCGCAGTATTTGGCCTTGTTGCCGGGCGGCGAGGGTTTACCGCAGCTGGTGGCCATCGTCCGCAATTACGTTGGGGACGAATTTGTCTGGGACGCGCAATTGATACTGGAAAAAGCCCAAGTGCCGCAAGAGCTGGCTTTGGGGAAAACTGAGGCATGTGACGATCTGAGCATGAACGGCGATGCCCAGCTGGGCTGGAGCATGTGGCTTGGGCCGCGCCGTAGCGAGTACGATGCCGATGATTTGCGGCTGAATCCGTTCATTGCCTTGGCTGTCGAGTGA
- the tssH gene encoding type VI secretion system ATPase TssH: MAEISRVKLFGKLNRVCYKAIEGATVFCKLRGNPYVELVHWLSQLLQLPDSDIHRLIKHYSLDSSVIARDVTNSLDRLPRGSTAISDFSPHIEESVERGWVYGTLMFGESQVRSGHLLVGLLKTKSLRNELLGISKEFEKIKPDLLSDELAGVTAGSPEDGLSATDGFQGGAAPGEASGAIAPAAMGKQEALKQFTVDLTEQARKGKIDPIVGRDEEIRQVIDILMRRRQNNPILTGEAGVGKTAVVEGFALKIVAGDVPPSLRDVTLRTLDVGLLQAGASMKGEFENRLRQVIEEVQSSPKPIILFIDEAHTLVGAGGAAGTGDAANLLKPALARGALRTVAATTWAEYKKHIEKDPALTRRFQVVQIHEPSEEKAIRMMRGVVTVQEKHHQVLILDEALEAAVKLSHRYIPARQLPDKAVSLLDTACARVGISQHAVPAEVDDCRKRIEALETELAIIGREKAVGVEVSGREQVANEKLDAEKQRLAELDVRWNAEKDLVGKILDLRAKLRAAGHAVDSATSADAAEQQPAAEAVDREALLTELKALQAQLHEQQGESPLILPTVDQQAVGAVVQDWTGIPVGRMVKNEIETVLKLPDLLEQRIIGQRHALEMIAKRIQTSRAGLDNPNKPIGVFMLAGTSGVGKTETALALAETLYGGEQNVITINMSEYQEAHTVSTLKGAPPGYVGYGEGGVLTEAVRRRPYSVVLLDEVEKAHPDVHEIFFQVFDKGWMEDGEGRVIDFKNTLILLTTNAGTELIAGLCADPELMPEPEGIAKALREPLLKVFPPALLGRLVVIPYYPLTDEMIGAIARLQLGRIKKRIAESHKVPFSYDDEVIKLIASRCTELESGGRMIDAILTNTVLPRISEEFLIRMMEGKPIERVHVSVQDGEFGYGFE; the protein is encoded by the coding sequence ATGGCAGAAATTAGCCGAGTCAAGCTGTTTGGGAAATTAAACCGTGTTTGTTACAAGGCCATCGAGGGGGCGACGGTTTTTTGCAAACTGCGCGGCAATCCTTATGTCGAGTTGGTGCATTGGCTGAGTCAGTTGTTGCAATTGCCCGACTCGGATATTCATAGACTGATCAAACATTACAGCCTGGATTCATCGGTAATTGCCAGGGATGTGACCAATTCCTTGGACCGCTTGCCGCGCGGTTCCACCGCGATTTCCGATTTTTCCCCGCATATCGAGGAAAGCGTCGAGCGCGGCTGGGTTTACGGCACCTTGATGTTCGGCGAAAGCCAGGTGCGTAGCGGCCATTTGCTGGTGGGTTTGCTGAAAACCAAATCGCTGCGCAACGAATTATTGGGGATCTCCAAGGAGTTCGAAAAAATCAAACCGGATTTGCTTTCCGACGAGTTAGCTGGCGTGACTGCCGGTTCGCCGGAAGACGGTTTGTCGGCAACCGACGGTTTTCAAGGCGGAGCCGCGCCGGGCGAAGCCAGTGGCGCCATTGCGCCGGCGGCGATGGGCAAGCAGGAAGCGCTGAAACAATTTACCGTCGACCTGACCGAACAGGCTCGCAAAGGCAAGATCGATCCCATTGTCGGCCGCGACGAAGAAATTAGGCAAGTCATCGATATATTAATGCGCCGCCGGCAGAACAATCCCATCCTGACCGGCGAGGCCGGTGTCGGTAAAACCGCCGTGGTGGAAGGTTTTGCATTAAAGATCGTAGCCGGCGATGTGCCGCCTTCGCTGCGGGACGTGACCTTACGTACCCTGGACGTCGGTTTGCTACAAGCCGGCGCCAGTATGAAAGGCGAGTTCGAAAACCGCTTGCGGCAAGTCATCGAAGAAGTGCAGTCCTCGCCCAAACCCATCATTTTATTCATCGACGAAGCGCATACGCTGGTTGGCGCCGGCGGCGCGGCCGGTACCGGTGATGCGGCCAATCTGCTCAAACCTGCTCTGGCGCGCGGTGCGCTGCGCACCGTGGCCGCGACGACATGGGCGGAATACAAAAAACATATCGAAAAAGACCCGGCCTTGACTCGCCGTTTTCAGGTGGTGCAGATTCATGAACCCAGCGAGGAAAAAGCCATTCGGATGATGCGCGGCGTGGTGACGGTGCAGGAAAAACACCATCAGGTATTGATCCTGGACGAGGCGCTGGAAGCCGCCGTGAAACTGTCGCATCGTTATATACCGGCCCGGCAATTGCCGGACAAAGCGGTTAGCTTGCTGGATACGGCTTGCGCGCGGGTCGGCATCAGCCAGCATGCGGTGCCGGCGGAAGTGGACGATTGCCGCAAGCGCATCGAAGCGCTGGAAACCGAGTTGGCGATTATCGGCCGGGAAAAGGCGGTGGGGGTCGAAGTCAGCGGCCGAGAACAAGTAGCCAACGAGAAACTCGATGCAGAGAAACAACGTCTGGCCGAGCTGGATGTGCGCTGGAATGCCGAGAAGGACCTGGTCGGCAAGATTCTGGATTTGCGTGCCAAACTGAGAGCGGCGGGCCATGCCGTGGACAGCGCTACGTCTGCGGATGCAGCAGAGCAACAACCCGCTGCCGAAGCGGTGGACCGCGAAGCATTGCTGACCGAATTGAAAGCCTTGCAAGCCCAACTCCACGAACAACAAGGCGAGTCGCCGCTGATCCTGCCGACCGTCGACCAACAAGCAGTCGGCGCCGTGGTGCAGGATTGGACCGGCATTCCGGTCGGTCGCATGGTGAAAAACGAAATCGAAACGGTGCTGAAATTGCCGGATTTACTGGAACAGCGCATCATCGGCCAACGCCATGCGCTGGAGATGATCGCCAAGCGGATTCAGACTTCCCGTGCCGGGTTGGACAATCCTAACAAACCGATCGGCGTGTTCATGCTGGCCGGCACCTCCGGCGTCGGCAAGACCGAAACCGCGCTGGCTTTGGCGGAAACGCTGTATGGCGGCGAGCAAAACGTCATCACCATCAACATGAGCGAGTATCAGGAAGCGCATACCGTTTCCACCTTGAAAGGTGCGCCTCCGGGCTACGTCGGTTACGGCGAGGGCGGGGTGTTGACCGAAGCGGTAAGGCGGCGTCCCTACAGTGTGGTGCTGCTGGACGAAGTGGAAAAAGCCCACCCCGACGTCCACGAAATCTTCTTTCAAGTGTTCGATAAAGGCTGGATGGAAGACGGCGAAGGCCGGGTGATCGACTTTAAGAACACGCTGATCCTGTTGACCACCAATGCCGGTACCGAATTGATCGCCGGCTTGTGTGCCGACCCGGAACTGATGCCGGAGCCGGAAGGCATCGCCAAGGCCTTGCGCGAGCCCTTGTTAAAAGTATTCCCGCCGGCTCTGTTAGGCCGTTTGGTGGTGATTCCTTACTATCCTTTAACCGACGAAATGATAGGTGCAATTGCCAGACTGCAATTGGGCCGCATTAAAAAACGCATTGCCGAAAGCCACAAAGTACCGTTCAGCTATGACGACGAGGTGATCAAACTGATCGCCAGCCGTTGTACCGAACTGGAAAGCGGCGGTCGGATGATAGACGCGATATTGACCAATACCGTGCTGCCGAGAATCAGCGAGGAGTTTTTAATCCGAATGATGGAGGGCAAGCCCATCGAGCGGGTGCACGTCAGCGTACAGGATGGCGAGTTTGGGTATGGGTTTGAATAG
- a CDS encoding N-acetylmuramidase family protein: protein MSTIVKSVGRGAINHEADVKIIQRLLNLAVEAINLNEDGKIGPATISAIDYFQYHYVGVKPDGRIDPNGASLILLNKKAENPQCASDRVDLPSLGNASKLQDNDFTQASTKLGCEVAAIRAVTEIESKGDGFLVSKRPKILFEAHIFSRLTYHCFDKSYPDISSKAWNKKLYKGNEDEYPRLIKAMAIDRNAALQSASWGMFQIMGFNYRASGYSAVERFVEDMFKSESEHLSAFVEYIKTNKLTSTLKDKNWAAFAAAFNGPDYAQNAYDTKMAAVYKKFAGLK from the coding sequence ATGAGTACTATCGTAAAAAGTGTTGGTCGAGGAGCGATTAATCACGAAGCTGATGTAAAAATCATACAACGGCTTCTAAATTTGGCAGTTGAAGCAATAAATCTCAACGAAGACGGCAAGATTGGCCCTGCAACTATCAGTGCGATTGATTATTTTCAATACCATTATGTAGGTGTAAAGCCCGATGGTCGTATCGATCCAAATGGGGCAAGCCTAATTTTGTTGAACAAAAAGGCCGAAAATCCTCAGTGTGCTTCAGATAGAGTTGATTTGCCTTCATTAGGTAATGCCTCAAAATTACAGGACAACGATTTTACTCAAGCGTCCACCAAGCTTGGTTGTGAGGTTGCCGCTATTCGGGCGGTTACCGAGATTGAATCGAAGGGCGATGGCTTCTTAGTTTCAAAAAGACCAAAGATATTGTTTGAAGCACATATATTTTCGCGCCTGACTTACCATTGTTTTGATAAGTCTTACCCGGATATATCTTCAAAGGCGTGGAATAAGAAGCTTTATAAGGGAAATGAAGATGAATATCCTAGGCTTATTAAAGCGATGGCTATCGACCGAAATGCCGCGCTGCAGTCGGCTTCTTGGGGGATGTTTCAGATTATGGGTTTTAACTACCGAGCTAGCGGCTATTCCGCGGTCGAAAGATTTGTTGAAGACATGTTTAAATCTGAATCAGAACATTTATCCGCGTTTGTCGAATACATTAAGACAAATAAACTGACATCGACTCTTAAAGACAAGAATTGGGCTGCTTTTGCTGCTGCCTTCAACGGCCCGGATTATGCTCAAAATGCATATGACACAAAGATGGCCGCTGTGTACAAGAAATTTGCGGGGTTAAAATAG